Within Massilia litorea, the genomic segment CGCCTTGCCCAGGAACGCCAGAAGCCGGACGCCGAGCGCGAAGCCGGCTACCAGGAACGCGACCTCTCCTTCATCAAGGCCCGCCTGACGCGCCTGGAGCAGTCCTTCGTGCCGGGCGTCGACCAGGCGCGCTATGCCGCTGCCCTGAACCGCTATGCGAAGATCGATCCGAAGCTGCGCCCGCAAGGGCTGGACGCGCTGCTGCCGGCCGCGAATAGCCTGGGTTCCCTGTACCAGTCGACCGAACTGGCCGACACCAATAAACGCCTGGCCTGGATCGGCAAGGACGTCGACGCCTTCCGCGCATCGAAGGATCCGTTCATCGTGCTCGCGGTGCGCCTGAACGAGGTCGCGACCAATCTGGACGAACGCCGCAAGGAAGTCGACGGCAACCTCGATCGCACCATCCCGCAGTACATGGCGGCCGTCATCGCGTACAAGAAGTCGCAGGGCAAGCCGGTCTATCCGGACGCGAATTCGACGCTGCGCGTGACCTTCGGCACCGTGGCGCCGTACACGCCGCGCGACGGCCTGGTCAAGGGACCGTTCACGACGGTCGAGGGCATCGTCGAGAAGGCGACCGACAAGGACCCGTTCCTGGTTCCGGCCGCGCTGACCGAAGCGGTGAAAGCGAAGCGCTATGGCGTGTTCAAGGATCCGGTGCTGAACACGGTGCCGGTGAACTTCCTGTCGAGCGCGGACACGACCGGCGGCAATTCCGGTTCGGCCGTGATGAACAAGCGCGGTGAGCTGGTCGGCCTGAACTTCGACTCGACCTACGAGTCGATCACCAAGGACTGGTACTTCGACACCGCGATCACGCGCGCGATCCACGTCGATATCCGCTACATGCTGTGGGTGATGAAGGAAGTCGACCATGCCGACAACCTGCTGAAGGAAATGACGATCAAATACCCGAAGAAGTAAGCGGGCAGATGGACCGTTAAAACCGCGCCCCGGAGATCCAGGGCGCGGTTTTTTTATGCCAGGGCGACGGCCGCCGACGCCAAAAAAACCGCGGCGCCAGGGCCGCGGTTTCTGCCATCGGCTGCGCGATGCGCAAGCTTACTTCGGCGCCGCTCCCGGACCGATATGCTTGCCGAGGAAGGCCTCGAGCTTTTCGTAGAAGGCGGTGCGGTTGGCCGTGTCGTAGAAGCCGTGAGCTTCGTTCGGAGCAAGGAACCATTCCGGTGGGCGGCCGGCGGCGGTCAATGCAGCGCGCAAGGCATGGGCATGGTCCACGACGGCACGCTTGTCCTGCCCGCCGTGGACGAGGAAGACTGGCGCCTTGATGCTGGCTGCCAGCGTCACTGGTGAATTGCGGTCGAGCTCCTCCTTGTCGTCGCCGATGTATTTGCGGAAGGCGCTCGTCTTGACTGTGTCGTATCGATTGTTCTGCGGCTTGGCCAGCAGCTTGAGGTCATACACGCCTACGTAGCCGACCGCGCACTTGTAGAGCGATGGCTCGCGCGCCGCGAGCATCATCGAAGCGTAGCCGCCGAAGCTTGCGCCGTAGGCGCATACGCGTTCGCCATCTGCCATTCCCTGGGCGATGGCCCAGCGCGTTCCGTCGACGAGGTCGTCGATGATCTTTGTGCCCCACTGGCGATAACCCGCTTCCAGGAAGTTCAGCCCGCGCCCGCCCGAGCCGCGGAAGTTGACCTGCAGGACGGCATAGCCGCGGCTGGCAAGGAATTGCGCGTCTTCGTCGAAGAACCAGTTGTCGTAGGGACCGTGCGGACCGCCGTGCGGCAGGACGACCATCGGTGGCTTGGCTGCGCCGGTGCCGCGCGGTATGGTGAGGAAGCCGTGCAGTTCGAGTCCGTCGCGTGCCCGGAAGCTGATCGGGCGTCGTTCGGCCATCTGTTCCGGGTCGATTTTCTCCATCGCGGAAAACAGCATGTCGGCCTTCATCGTCTCACGGTTGAACAGATAATAGCTCCCCGGGTCGCGGTCGCTTTTTACGCTGAACAGCAGGAGCTTGCCGTCGTCGCTGTAGTCGATGAAGTTCAGGTACTCGCCAGGGAATTGGGCGCTGAGCTCCTTGTGCAGCCGCGCGTCAGCGCCGTTCTCGTCGAAGTAGCGCAGGCTGGGGATGCCGACGGCAGAGTAGGCAGCGAAGGGCAGCGAATCGCTCGTATACAGCGTGCCGCCAACGCTGCCGACAGCGTCCTGGAACAGGATACTGCGCTTGCCGGTCGCCAGGTCTTCCCGCACCAGCTGGTCAGGCTCGCCGTGGACCGAGTAGCTCGCAATGAACTCGCGATCGTCGGCGCTGAACTGGAATGGGTGGTAACGCCGGAAATCGCGCTTCTCGATCTTGTTCCAGCGGCCGCTGGCATCGTCGAAACGGAATTCGACGGCACGGGACTGGTCGTCGACGCCGGTGGCGAAGCGCGGCGTGCCGTTGTGCTGCAAGACGAAGCTGAGATCCTGCACCGGCAGGTCGGCCACCAGCTTGCGCGTGGACTTGTTGGAGTCGATGTCGTACAACAGGCTGTTCTTTCCGCGCCAGGCGTAGCTGCCGACGAAGACATGCCCATCCCGTTTGTTCGACATGCCCTCGATACTACCGTAGGCATGGTCGTCACCGTAGCGTTCCCCCTGTTTGGAATACATGAACATGTCGTATCCGAACAGGTATGCCTGCTTGCTGCCGTCGAGTTCCACCGCGACTACCTCACCGGTCATCTGCGG encodes:
- a CDS encoding alpha/beta hydrolase family protein yields the protein MRMHLAAICAAVLSVVPVLADATVPLADFVHEDQFSQPRLSPDGKHVAITVRLPSGDRFIPVLMMYTVPEMKMTGAIRMKAFEVPANYFWVSPTRLVVAKAREFGSREAPQMTGEVVAVELDGSKQAYLFGYDMFMYSKQGERYGDDHAYGSIEGMSNKRDGHVFVGSYAWRGKNSLLYDIDSNKSTRKLVADLPVQDLSFVLQHNGTPRFATGVDDQSRAVEFRFDDASGRWNKIEKRDFRRYHPFQFSADDREFIASYSVHGEPDQLVREDLATGKRSILFQDAVGSVGGTLYTSDSLPFAAYSAVGIPSLRYFDENGADARLHKELSAQFPGEYLNFIDYSDDGKLLLFSVKSDRDPGSYYLFNRETMKADMLFSAMEKIDPEQMAERRPISFRARDGLELHGFLTIPRGTGAAKPPMVVLPHGGPHGPYDNWFFDEDAQFLASRGYAVLQVNFRGSGGRGLNFLEAGYRQWGTKIIDDLVDGTRWAIAQGMADGERVCAYGASFGGYASMMLAAREPSLYKCAVGYVGVYDLKLLAKPQNNRYDTVKTSAFRKYIGDDKEELDRNSPVTLAASIKAPVFLVHGGQDKRAVVDHAHALRAALTAAGRPPEWFLAPNEAHGFYDTANRTAFYEKLEAFLGKHIGPGAAPK